In the genome of Phycisphaerae bacterium RAS1, one region contains:
- the vapC_5 gene encoding tRNA(fMet)-specific endonuclease VapC, with amino-acid sequence MKARFADAAYYFALLSESDEHHALAVRLSRERHRLVTTRWVLAEVADGLSGVERRAQFVALLKVLRGSRVVEILHGSDDLFDRGATLYAQRPDKAWSLTDCISFVAMENRAIREALTPDHHFEQAGFVALPK; translated from the coding sequence ATGAAGGCCCGTTTTGCCGATGCGGCTTACTATTTTGCCCTTCTGAGCGAATCCGACGAACACCACGCTCTTGCCGTCCGGCTAAGCCGCGAGCGCCATCGGCTGGTCACCACGCGCTGGGTGCTGGCGGAGGTCGCGGATGGGCTGTCCGGTGTTGAGCGGCGCGCGCAGTTTGTGGCGCTTCTCAAAGTGCTCCGTGGGTCGCGTGTGGTGGAGATACTCCACGGCTCGGACGACTTGTTCGACCGCGGCGCGACGCTGTACGCGCAACGACCCGACAAGGCGTGGTCGCTGACCGATTGCATCTCATTTGTCGCGATGGAGAATCGCGCCATTCGTGAAGCGCTCACGCCCGATCATCATTTCGAGCAGGCGGGGTTTGTTGCCCTCCCTAAGTAG
- the cbpA gene encoding Curved DNA-binding protein, giving the protein MSGKDPYKILGVSRTASADEVKQAYRRLAKQHHPDRNPGDRTAELRFKEVQAAYEVLGDAERRAQFDRFGEGGPRPDVHAWRSQGAPDFEDIRFNFNDMGDLGSIFEQFFTRGGGMGGIGSGRRGGSRRGGSVRAARSEIGSDLEHSVDLSFDEAMRGTRRQVLIRSGENGAIERIEVHIPAGVASGQKVRVRGKGNAGPGGRGDLYIACRVQPHAYFRAEGLDVVLELPLSLAEAALGAKVEIPTLDGPTLLTVPPGASSGMRLRLRGKGGGDGRTMRGDMLVAIRILAPRELTPRARELLETLAGELKQSPRTGWPG; this is encoded by the coding sequence ATGAGCGGTAAAGACCCGTACAAGATTCTGGGCGTGTCACGCACGGCGTCCGCCGACGAAGTTAAGCAGGCCTATCGCCGCCTCGCCAAGCAGCATCACCCCGACCGCAATCCGGGCGACCGCACCGCTGAGCTGCGCTTCAAGGAAGTGCAGGCCGCGTACGAGGTCCTCGGCGACGCCGAGCGACGGGCGCAGTTTGACCGTTTCGGCGAAGGCGGCCCGCGACCGGACGTGCACGCCTGGCGCTCGCAAGGGGCGCCGGACTTCGAAGACATCCGCTTCAACTTCAACGACATGGGCGACCTGGGGAGCATCTTCGAGCAGTTCTTCACCCGCGGCGGCGGAATGGGCGGCATCGGAAGCGGGCGGCGCGGCGGATCGCGGCGCGGCGGCAGCGTGCGCGCGGCCCGGTCCGAGATCGGGAGCGACCTGGAGCACAGCGTCGATCTCTCCTTCGACGAGGCCATGCGCGGCACGCGACGGCAGGTGCTGATCCGCAGCGGCGAGAACGGCGCCATCGAGCGGATCGAGGTGCACATTCCCGCCGGGGTCGCCAGCGGCCAGAAGGTGCGCGTTCGCGGGAAGGGCAACGCCGGCCCCGGCGGCCGAGGTGATCTCTACATCGCCTGCCGCGTCCAGCCGCATGCATACTTCCGAGCCGAGGGGCTGGACGTGGTGCTGGAGCTGCCGCTGAGCTTGGCCGAGGCGGCGCTGGGCGCGAAAGTGGAAATCCCGACGCTTGACGGTCCCACGCTGTTGACGGTTCCGCCGGGCGCCTCGAGCGGAATGCGCCTGCGGCTGCGCGGCAAGGGCGGCGGCGACGGGCGCACAATGCGCGGCGACATGCTGGTGGCCATTCGGATCCTCGCGCCGCGCGAGCTGACGCCGCGGGCGCGCGAGTTGCTGGAGACGCTGGCGGGCGAGTTGAAGCAATCGCCGCGGACGGGCTGGCCGGGTTAG
- a CDS encoding Thermophilic metalloprotease (M29), translating to MKKHLRPVALVLAAVCISAAVAQPPTKPGASDPAATAQTLVTRCAGIHPGETVLISGSPRDLELLENIAVEVRKLGAFPLLTIDTERLIKKMYADVPAKHDQQEPKFAMKLAEFIDAQIDVEVGEAVDPLAGVAPQRILDTGKAMQAVHDRMLKRGVVSVHLGNNLYPTKARAALYGVPQETLAKIFWSGVDCDYAALQKTGRSVRDKLAAGKSVKITAPNGTDLTVQIGQRPVYVSDGVISTEDRSEGGPACQAWLPAGEVYLAAAPGTATGTFIADTFFHEGTLIEGLKLEFKNGKLTSFTAAKGDLGELKKRYEAAPAGRDDFAAIDIGVNPNVSIPAGSKMVSWVAAGTITVGFGGNAWAGGENTCPFEVSCHLNGGTLTADGTPVVEKGALK from the coding sequence ATGAAGAAACACCTCAGACCTGTAGCTCTGGTACTCGCGGCGGTGTGCATCAGCGCGGCCGTCGCGCAGCCTCCCACGAAGCCCGGCGCTTCGGACCCGGCCGCAACCGCACAAACGCTCGTCACGCGCTGCGCGGGGATTCACCCCGGCGAGACGGTGCTCATCAGCGGCAGCCCGCGCGATTTGGAGCTGCTGGAGAACATCGCCGTCGAGGTGCGCAAGCTCGGCGCGTTCCCGCTGCTCACGATCGACACCGAGCGGCTGATCAAGAAGATGTACGCCGACGTGCCGGCCAAGCACGACCAGCAGGAACCGAAGTTCGCGATGAAGCTGGCCGAGTTCATCGACGCCCAGATTGACGTCGAGGTCGGCGAGGCGGTGGATCCGCTGGCGGGCGTCGCTCCGCAACGCATCCTCGACACCGGCAAGGCCATGCAGGCCGTGCATGACCGAATGCTCAAACGCGGGGTGGTGAGCGTGCACCTGGGAAACAACCTCTATCCGACGAAGGCGCGCGCGGCGCTGTACGGGGTTCCGCAGGAGACGCTGGCCAAAATCTTCTGGTCCGGCGTCGACTGCGACTATGCCGCGTTGCAGAAGACCGGCCGCTCGGTCCGCGACAAGCTGGCCGCGGGCAAGTCCGTCAAGATCACCGCGCCCAACGGCACGGACCTGACGGTGCAGATCGGGCAGCGCCCCGTGTACGTCAGCGACGGCGTGATCTCGACCGAGGACCGCTCCGAGGGCGGACCCGCGTGCCAGGCGTGGCTGCCGGCGGGCGAGGTCTACCTGGCGGCCGCGCCCGGCACGGCGACCGGCACATTCATCGCCGACACGTTTTTCCATGAAGGCACGCTCATCGAGGGCTTGAAGCTCGAATTCAAGAACGGCAAGCTCACCAGCTTCACCGCCGCCAAGGGCGACCTCGGCGAATTGAAGAAACGCTATGAGGCCGCGCCGGCCGGGCGCGACGACTTCGCCGCGATCGACATCGGCGTCAACCCGAACGTGAGCATCCCGGCCGGCAGCAAGATGGTGTCGTGGGTGGCGGCCGGAACGATCACCGTCGGCTTCGGCGGAAACGCGTGGGCCGGCGGCGAGAACACTTGTCCGTTCGAAGTGTCCTGCCATCTGAACGGCGGCACGCTGACGGCGGATGGAACGCCGGTGGTCGAGAAAGGCGCGCTCAAGTAG
- the iolA gene encoding Methylmalonate semialdehyde dehydrogenase [acylating] has product MSVVAKTASADACPLLIAGEWAGSNATRFADVWNPSSGEVIARTPLCEADEIDRAVQAAAKAFPAWRETPAPDRARVMFRFRELLARDAENLARIVTREHGKTLAESRASVQRGLEMVEFACGLPALLAGEIVENLAPSVDCETVRHPLGVVVGVTPFNFPAMVPLWMFPNALVCGNCFVLKPSERVPLSAIRLGELLVEAGVPAGVFSIVHGDRVAVDALLTHPLVQAISFVGSTTVARHIYTTGTAHGKRVQANGGAKNHIIIMPDADLDLTVPALQAAAFGCAGERCMAASLALPVGNIADELVTRLAGAAATMRVGRTDIGADVDMGPLITRAHADRVRAHVDTAQSEGARVVTDGRTTRVADAPGGFFFGPTVVDHVKRGMRIARDEVFGPVLSVTRVGSLDEALALGDACEYGNGAVIYTRSGRAAREFKRRFNAGMIGVNVGVPAPMAWFPFTGWNASFFGDLHIQGREGMLFYTQQRMTMTRWPESRDKFDPVWRPGKA; this is encoded by the coding sequence ATGAGTGTCGTCGCAAAGACAGCATCCGCAGACGCCTGCCCGCTCCTCATCGCCGGCGAGTGGGCCGGCTCAAACGCCACGCGCTTCGCCGACGTCTGGAACCCCTCCAGCGGCGAGGTGATCGCCCGCACGCCGCTGTGCGAAGCCGACGAAATCGATCGGGCCGTACAGGCGGCGGCGAAGGCGTTTCCGGCGTGGCGCGAGACGCCTGCGCCCGACCGCGCCCGCGTCATGTTCCGCTTTCGCGAGCTGCTGGCCCGCGACGCGGAAAACCTGGCCCGCATCGTCACGCGCGAGCACGGAAAAACGCTGGCCGAGTCGCGCGCCTCCGTGCAGCGCGGGCTCGAAATGGTTGAATTCGCCTGCGGCCTGCCGGCGCTGCTGGCCGGAGAGATCGTCGAGAACCTCGCTCCCTCGGTCGATTGCGAGACGGTGCGGCATCCGCTGGGCGTTGTCGTCGGCGTCACGCCGTTCAACTTCCCGGCGATGGTCCCGCTGTGGATGTTCCCGAACGCGCTGGTGTGCGGAAATTGCTTCGTGCTCAAGCCGTCGGAGCGCGTGCCGCTCTCCGCCATTCGCCTCGGCGAGCTGCTGGTTGAAGCCGGTGTGCCGGCGGGCGTTTTTTCGATCGTCCACGGCGACCGGGTCGCGGTTGACGCCCTGCTCACCCACCCGCTCGTCCAGGCGATCTCGTTTGTCGGCTCGACCACGGTCGCGCGCCACATCTACACCACCGGGACGGCACACGGGAAACGCGTGCAGGCCAACGGCGGCGCGAAGAATCACATCATCATCATGCCCGACGCCGACCTCGACCTGACCGTTCCGGCGCTGCAGGCCGCGGCTTTCGGCTGCGCCGGCGAGCGCTGCATGGCCGCCAGCCTGGCCCTGCCGGTCGGAAACATCGCGGACGAGCTCGTCACGCGCCTCGCCGGCGCCGCCGCGACGATGCGCGTCGGCCGCACGGACATCGGCGCTGACGTGGACATGGGCCCGCTGATCACCCGCGCGCACGCCGACCGCGTACGGGCCCACGTCGACACCGCCCAGAGCGAGGGCGCCCGCGTGGTGACCGACGGCCGCACGACGCGCGTCGCCGACGCTCCCGGCGGTTTCTTTTTCGGCCCGACCGTTGTTGATCACGTGAAACGCGGCATGAGAATCGCGCGCGACGAGGTTTTCGGCCCGGTGCTGAGCGTCACGCGCGTCGGCTCGCTCGACGAAGCGCTGGCGCTCGGCGACGCCTGCGAATACGGCAACGGCGCGGTGATCTACACGCGCAGCGGCCGCGCGGCGCGCGAGTTCAAGCGCCGCTTCAACGCCGGCATGATCGGCGTCAACGTCGGCGTCCCGGCCCCGATGGCGTGGTTCCCGTTCACCGGCTGGAACGCATCGTTCTTCGGCGATCTGCACATCCAGGGGCGCGAGGGAATGCTGTTCTACACGCAGCAGCGCATGACGATGACGCGCTGGCCTGAATCGCGCGACAAGTTTGACCCTGTTTGGCGGCCGGGGAAAGCATAG
- a CDS encoding Alpha/beta hydrolase family protein, with product MIYDSPRAVRFAVAALAGVAILAPSGCISEQSFKMQPGDVVHASTIGRPDGPVSTRAWLAETHRELAHLLPQGDAPALLDADFADTDGRTTDVYRHFSLDPNKLSMIFANWDGLIHSAQAFAGPYGGDAAAAWPQFEETWIPVTDEISLCGRLGIVRTDDGVPASADCIVIVPGLLADNAVKRNADLASALLQAGHHVLALEPRGHGQTDTRFPNVGDDFGVLSVGDLIVVSEWLEALPFVRHTGLVGYCWGGNQALLAAWFDGRGETDPSITDGLAPYLRPLSARRHFEAGILAFSPVIRFEDLIDKLERPWTVLSRPELATVQSIIRDRMTYKGHPEISGSLRKLIVFESAHCGVRYADLVVDGLRFLRFLPHRDLPASDKLGKARVPVLIVHGANDPLGSAQDVADLITGEANTNVAALILAGGGHNGFAAYARSYYFSLIVNYFDARHGAAACIEAGAARMARRPDDGAAPLVTRPGAASSVGADGRPRARVIVD from the coding sequence TTGATATATGACTCGCCGCGCGCCGTGCGTTTCGCCGTCGCGGCCCTGGCCGGCGTCGCAATTCTCGCGCCGTCCGGCTGCATCAGCGAACAATCGTTCAAGATGCAGCCCGGCGACGTGGTCCACGCCAGCACCATCGGACGACCGGACGGACCGGTTTCGACGCGCGCCTGGCTGGCCGAGACTCACCGCGAGCTGGCGCATCTGCTTCCGCAAGGCGACGCCCCCGCCCTGCTCGACGCCGACTTCGCCGACACGGACGGCCGGACCACCGACGTCTATCGCCATTTCAGCCTTGATCCGAACAAGCTGAGCATGATCTTCGCCAATTGGGACGGCCTGATCCACAGCGCGCAGGCCTTCGCCGGTCCCTACGGCGGCGACGCGGCGGCCGCCTGGCCGCAGTTCGAGGAAACCTGGATCCCGGTCACGGACGAAATCAGCCTCTGTGGACGACTCGGCATCGTCCGAACCGACGACGGCGTCCCGGCGTCGGCCGACTGTATCGTCATCGTTCCCGGACTGCTGGCCGACAACGCCGTCAAGCGCAACGCCGACCTGGCCAGCGCCCTGCTTCAGGCCGGGCATCACGTCCTGGCGCTCGAGCCGCGCGGTCACGGCCAGACCGACACTCGCTTTCCCAACGTCGGCGACGATTTCGGCGTGCTGTCGGTTGGCGACCTGATTGTCGTTTCCGAGTGGCTCGAAGCGCTGCCCTTTGTCCGGCACACCGGCCTGGTCGGTTACTGCTGGGGCGGCAACCAGGCGCTGCTCGCCGCCTGGTTCGACGGCCGCGGCGAGACGGACCCGAGCATCACCGACGGCCTGGCGCCCTACCTTCGCCCGCTCTCGGCGCGGCGGCACTTTGAGGCCGGCATCCTCGCGTTTTCGCCGGTGATCCGCTTTGAGGACCTGATCGATAAACTCGAGCGGCCCTGGACGGTGCTCTCGCGACCCGAGCTGGCGACGGTGCAGTCGATCATCCGGGATCGCATGACTTACAAGGGGCATCCCGAAATCAGCGGCAGCCTGCGAAAGTTGATCGTCTTTGAAAGCGCGCATTGCGGCGTGCGTTACGCTGATCTTGTCGTTGATGGGCTTCGCTTCCTGCGATTCCTGCCCCACCGCGACCTGCCCGCGAGCGACAAGCTCGGAAAAGCCCGCGTGCCGGTGCTGATCGTGCACGGCGCCAACGACCCGCTCGGCTCGGCGCAAGACGTCGCCGACCTGATCACGGGTGAAGCCAACACCAACGTCGCGGCGCTGATTCTGGCCGGGGGCGGACACAACGGATTCGCGGCCTACGCCCGCTCCTACTATTTCAGCCTGATCGTCAACTACTTTGATGCGCGCCACGGCGCCGCGGCGTGCATCGAGGCCGGCGCCGCACGCATGGCTCGCCGACCCGACGACGGCGCCGCGCCACTTGTCACACGCCCTGGGGCCGCTTCGTCCGTCGGTGCTGATGGGCGACCGCGCGCCCGCGTGATCGTGGACTGA
- a CDS encoding Glyoxalase-like domain protein has protein sequence MRLGNFSVSLAVKDLAASRAFYEKLGFRAITGNGKNWLILQNETATIGLFQGAFEKNILTFNPGWDRSGATLPDFDDVRDIQKALKARGLTLAITADESTTGPASFTLVDPDGNQVLVDQHVPRPGK, from the coding sequence ATGAGACTCGGCAATTTCTCGGTCAGCCTAGCGGTCAAGGACCTCGCAGCGTCACGCGCCTTCTACGAGAAACTCGGCTTTCGCGCGATCACCGGTAACGGCAAGAACTGGCTCATCCTGCAGAACGAAACCGCCACGATCGGGCTGTTTCAGGGGGCGTTCGAAAAGAACATTCTGACGTTCAATCCCGGCTGGGACCGCAGCGGCGCCACCTTGCCCGACTTCGACGACGTGCGCGACATTCAGAAAGCGCTCAAGGCGCGCGGCCTCACCCTGGCAATCACCGCCGATGAATCGACAACCGGCCCGGCGAGCTTCACCCTCGTTGATCCGGACGGGAACCAGGTCCTTGTTGATCAGCATGTGCCCAGGCCGGGCAAGTAG
- the ftsI gene encoding Peptidoglycan D,D-transpeptidase FtsI, with protein MRALHFLIVSALLAGGAGRLAWLEQNRGEELRRRAAGQHTATTPIPAQRGEILDTKGRVLAGSVRRPSIYADPSQIENPRFAAYSIAPVLRLEPSALEQELVEKAERGFAWVKRGVSEDELARFSALRAGRHLRAFAVRYEPVRDYPQGALAAHIIGFVGAEQNGLAGIEQAFNEEMTGRDGRRSAIVDVLRRRVETLPDEYVAPHMGASVVLTIDAHIQERTQEHLRTAVEQFKAEWGAAVVMDPQTGEVLAMAVVPDFDPREPIAPGLAGAALAAAQEKLRNRSVSDSYEPGSIFKPFIASIALDEQRVRMDEIFAVNGPARQFGSRTIHDTHTYGSLALHEVISKSSNIGMALLGSRLGNERLCRYVRSYGFGDATGIELPGEHTGLVQDFSRWGPFSTQSIPIGQEIALTPIQIATAFSVFCNGGVLYRPRIVRGVISSDGETLSDTSEPIAIRRVLEPSTALLFRRQALVETVTDGTGKSAAIPDWQVFGKTGTAQIARPGGRGYIPGKYIGSFVGGAPSDDPRVVALVSLYKPSSGKYYGGTVAAPAVGAILADVLAYMHVPPERMPERSKPRAAKELDD; from the coding sequence ATGCGTGCGCTGCATTTCCTGATCGTCTCCGCACTGCTGGCCGGCGGGGCCGGGCGGCTGGCGTGGCTGGAGCAGAATCGCGGCGAGGAGCTGCGCCGCCGGGCGGCCGGTCAGCACACAGCGACCACACCGATCCCCGCGCAGCGCGGCGAAATCCTGGATACGAAGGGGCGCGTGCTGGCGGGCAGTGTTCGCAGACCCTCGATCTACGCCGATCCCTCGCAGATCGAGAATCCCCGCTTCGCGGCCTATAGCATCGCCCCCGTGTTGAGGCTCGAACCGTCCGCGCTGGAGCAGGAACTGGTCGAAAAAGCCGAGCGCGGCTTCGCATGGGTCAAGCGCGGCGTGAGCGAGGACGAGTTGGCGCGGTTCAGCGCGCTGCGGGCCGGGCGGCACCTGCGGGCGTTCGCGGTGCGCTACGAACCGGTGCGCGACTATCCGCAAGGCGCGCTGGCCGCGCACATCATCGGGTTCGTGGGCGCGGAGCAGAACGGGCTGGCCGGCATCGAGCAGGCATTCAACGAGGAGATGACCGGCCGCGACGGCCGCCGCTCGGCGATCGTCGACGTGTTGCGGCGGCGGGTGGAAACGCTGCCGGACGAGTACGTCGCGCCGCACATGGGCGCCAGCGTCGTGCTGACGATCGACGCACATATCCAGGAGCGCACGCAGGAGCACCTGCGCACGGCCGTGGAGCAGTTCAAGGCCGAGTGGGGCGCGGCGGTCGTGATGGACCCGCAGACGGGCGAGGTTCTGGCAATGGCCGTCGTACCCGATTTCGACCCGCGCGAGCCGATCGCGCCGGGACTGGCGGGCGCGGCGCTGGCGGCAGCCCAGGAGAAGCTGCGCAATCGCAGCGTTTCGGACAGCTATGAACCCGGTAGCATCTTCAAGCCGTTCATCGCGTCCATCGCGCTCGACGAGCAGCGCGTGCGGATGGACGAAATCTTCGCCGTCAACGGACCGGCGCGGCAGTTTGGCAGCCGGACCATCCACGACACGCACACGTACGGCTCGCTGGCGCTGCACGAGGTGATCAGCAAGTCGAGCAACATCGGCATGGCGCTGCTCGGCTCACGCCTGGGCAACGAGCGGCTTTGCCGGTATGTGCGCTCCTACGGCTTCGGCGATGCGACCGGCATCGAGCTGCCCGGCGAGCACACCGGGCTGGTGCAGGATTTCTCGCGCTGGGGGCCGTTCTCCACGCAGTCGATTCCGATCGGGCAGGAAATCGCCCTCACGCCGATTCAGATCGCCACGGCGTTTTCCGTTTTCTGCAACGGCGGGGTGCTGTATCGGCCGCGGATCGTGCGCGGCGTGATCAGCTCCGACGGTGAGACGCTTTCGGACACATCCGAGCCGATTGCGATCCGCCGCGTGCTCGAGCCGTCCACGGCGCTGCTCTTCCGGCGGCAGGCGCTGGTCGAAACGGTGACGGACGGGACCGGCAAGTCGGCCGCGATTCCCGATTGGCAGGTCTTCGGCAAGACGGGCACCGCCCAGATCGCGCGGCCCGGCGGGCGCGGCTACATTCCCGGCAAGTACATCGGATCGTTCGTGGGCGGGGCGCCGAGCGACGACCCGCGCGTTGTGGCGCTGGTGTCTCTCTACAAGCCCTCGTCGGGCAAGTACTACGGCGGCACGGTCGCGGCGCCGGCGGTGGGCGCGATCCTCGCGGACGTGCTGGCGTACATGCATGTTCCGCCGGAGCGGATGCCGGAGCGGAGCAAGCCGCGCGCGGCGAAGGAGCTTGACGACTGA
- a CDS encoding LysM domain/BON superfamily protein: protein MVMSVKAALMVCLLFIGGMTWAVNQVALPGSGGGVIPTRAQPTTTGEPGDGAVKSRDVEAGRVSPDAFARPSAVHTPPSVIEPQGATEFVTLAPVDRDGPALPPLQRAIEPARDVALNATDDSLPSESQALVVAGVTDSPAETPAASNAAAAAFPRLVRVAAGESLSKIAKRELGSDDGRMVKLILAANPALRGRADRVLAGQELTIPDPNQKTVASAEPSRNPRSKSAAATPRRDGGGKAAPKPAARDKGKSGKSAAGRGGPRTG, encoded by the coding sequence ATGGTGATGAGCGTGAAGGCGGCCCTCATGGTGTGCCTGCTGTTCATCGGCGGCATGACATGGGCCGTGAACCAGGTGGCGCTGCCCGGAAGCGGTGGCGGCGTCATACCGACGCGGGCTCAGCCGACCACGACCGGCGAGCCTGGCGACGGAGCGGTGAAGAGCCGCGATGTCGAAGCCGGGCGCGTTTCGCCCGATGCGTTTGCGCGCCCCAGCGCAGTTCATACGCCTCCCTCGGTGATCGAGCCGCAGGGGGCGACGGAATTCGTGACGCTGGCGCCGGTGGACCGCGACGGTCCTGCCCTTCCTCCGCTGCAGCGCGCCATCGAGCCGGCGAGGGACGTGGCGCTGAACGCGACCGACGACTCACTGCCGAGCGAGTCGCAGGCTCTGGTGGTCGCGGGAGTGACCGACTCGCCCGCCGAGACGCCGGCGGCGTCGAACGCGGCGGCGGCGGCGTTTCCGCGACTCGTGCGTGTGGCGGCGGGCGAGAGCCTGTCGAAGATCGCCAAACGTGAGCTGGGCAGCGATGACGGGCGGATGGTCAAGCTGATTCTCGCGGCCAACCCTGCCCTGCGCGGCCGGGCGGATCGCGTTCTGGCTGGCCAGGAACTGACGATTCCCGATCCGAACCAGAAGACCGTCGCGTCGGCGGAGCCGAGTCGCAACCCGCGCTCGAAGTCGGCCGCCGCGACGCCGCGACGTGACGGCGGCGGCAAGGCGGCGCCCAAGCCCGCGGCGCGTGACAAGGGTAAATCAGGCAAATCCGCCGCCGGACGCGGCGGACCGCGGACGGGGTGA
- the rsmH_2 gene encoding Ribosomal RNA small subunit methyltransferase H, giving the protein MNETQFEHQPVLVAEVLRHLDPQPGQVVLDGTVGLGGHAAAILPRILPGGRFIGLDLDDLVLASARRRLAEFGGAVELVKANYAEFTEVLKTRGLQRVELLLLDLGVNSAQLADPARGFSFDRDGPLDMRFNQDQKKKAIDLVNGLGERELADLFYEFGQEGLSRKIAKRICHARHSGRITTTLQLARAVEAAVVGEGGARSGKTHPATRVFQALRVAVNDEYDNLKRFLAVAPEHLAPGGRLAVISFHSIEDGLVKRSLRDACAAGLLEELTDRPDVASPRERGTNPRSRSAKLRVARRRPNTKG; this is encoded by the coding sequence GTGAATGAAACACAGTTTGAACACCAGCCGGTGCTGGTGGCGGAAGTGCTGCGCCACCTCGATCCGCAGCCCGGACAGGTTGTGCTGGACGGGACGGTCGGCTTGGGCGGACACGCGGCCGCGATTCTCCCGCGGATTCTGCCCGGCGGACGGTTCATCGGATTGGATCTGGACGACTTGGTTCTGGCTTCGGCGCGGCGGCGCCTGGCGGAATTTGGCGGCGCGGTTGAGCTGGTCAAGGCCAATTACGCCGAGTTCACAGAGGTCCTGAAGACGCGCGGTCTGCAGCGAGTGGAATTGCTGCTTTTGGATCTCGGGGTGAACTCGGCGCAGTTGGCGGACCCGGCTCGCGGGTTTTCGTTCGATCGGGATGGGCCGCTGGACATGCGGTTTAACCAGGACCAGAAGAAGAAGGCGATCGACCTCGTGAACGGTCTGGGCGAGCGCGAGCTGGCCGACCTGTTCTACGAGTTCGGTCAGGAGGGGCTGAGCCGCAAGATCGCCAAGCGCATCTGCCATGCACGTCACAGCGGACGCATCACGACCACGCTTCAGTTGGCTCGCGCGGTGGAAGCGGCGGTCGTCGGCGAAGGCGGCGCCCGCAGCGGCAAGACGCACCCGGCGACGCGCGTGTTTCAGGCGCTGCGCGTCGCGGTCAACGATGAGTATGACAATCTGAAGCGGTTTCTCGCGGTCGCTCCGGAGCACCTGGCGCCGGGCGGCCGCCTGGCGGTGATTTCGTTCCACAGTATTGAGGATGGGCTGGTGAAGCGCTCGCTGCGTGACGCATGCGCCGCGGGGCTGCTGGAAGAGCTGACCGACCGGCCCGATGTCGCGTCGCCTCGCGAGCGCGGCACAAACCCACGCAGCCGCAGCGCGAAGCTGCGTGTGGCACGGAGACGGCCGAATACCAAAGGCTAA
- a CDS encoding MraZ-like protein, protein MAAFVGKFDLNIDEKSRMSVPAAVRKSLNDRIGTSLYATVGPRSGTLVLYPERVWEKLLARARASREKFREFPGGLLFVNSQSALLETDASGRALIPDRLLKANGIGREVTMVGNVDHLELWNRSDYEAFEKANYAAYHEKSASLHECFEELSKELMDEFTGPGDEARGRRE, encoded by the coding sequence ATGGCAGCCTTCGTCGGCAAATTCGACCTCAACATCGATGAGAAGTCGCGGATGTCGGTTCCCGCGGCGGTTCGCAAGTCGCTTAACGATCGAATCGGAACGTCGCTCTATGCCACCGTCGGACCGCGCAGCGGGACGCTGGTGCTCTATCCCGAGCGGGTCTGGGAGAAGTTGCTGGCCCGGGCACGCGCTTCGCGCGAGAAGTTTCGCGAGTTCCCTGGCGGCCTGCTCTTTGTAAATTCGCAGAGCGCGCTGCTCGAGACCGACGCCAGCGGGCGGGCGCTGATTCCGGACCGGCTGCTGAAGGCCAACGGAATCGGTCGCGAGGTGACGATGGTCGGCAACGTCGATCATCTGGAGCTCTGGAATCGCAGCGACTACGAAGCATTCGAAAAGGCCAACTACGCCGCGTACCACGAAAAGTCGGCCAGCCTGCACGAGTGCTTCGAAGAGCTCTCCAAGGAGCTGATGGACGAATTCACCGGCCCGGGCGACGAAGCCAGGGGCCGACGCGAATAA